A stretch of Episyrphus balteatus chromosome 2, idEpiBalt1.1, whole genome shotgun sequence DNA encodes these proteins:
- the LOC129911841 gene encoding uncharacterized protein LOC129911841, with translation MCSQVLISLLIIIIYVIMSLLILFIISCTTPAFGSEETYKGVQDYFKASQIQLLHSIEIAKIKIANVHNSFTGRLDVIHYEQQLMLNDIHKVNQSLIPLQSLSVNRKKCIEKFASKFMTRIDVQRHFEMCRDKAKLELESLTSKAKESINSAEKYANQNFFENVKTCSDLHVENDTALELCSMEYVELATENIMDYLETAQEQLEMSVFRTSVISRDAVRCTYKVTSKVLKDLGSSLRDIDSCYRDSILAQIETEQQIDENSNTINEEEYQEE, from the exons atgtGCAGTCAAGTATTAATTTCGTTAttgattataataatttatgtaattatgagtctattaattttgttcattatttCTTGTACCACACCAGCATTTGGCTCTGAA gaaacttATAAAGGTGTTCAAGATTACTTTAAGGCATCACAGATTCAATTACTTCATTCCATTGaaatagctaaaataaaaattgccaaTGTACACAATAGTTTCACTGGTCGTTTGGATGTTATTCATTATGAACAGCAGCTGATGTTAAATGATATCCATAAAGTAAATCAAAGTCTTATACCATTGCAGTCATTGAGTGTGaatcgaaaaaaatgtattgaaaagTTTGCATCCAAGTTTATGACTCGAATTGATGTCCAaagacattttgaaatgtgtCGAGATAAAGCTAAACTCGAATTGGAATCTTTAACATCGAAAGCTAAAGAATCTATAAATTCAGCCGAAAAGTATGCAaatcagaatttttttgaaaatgtcaaaACTTGCAGTGATTTGCATGTGGAAAATGATACTGCTTTAGAATTGTGTTCTATGGAATAT gttgaaTTAGCAACAGAAAATATAATGGATTACTTGGAAACTGCTCAGGAACAATTGGAAATGAGTGTATTTCGAACATCTGTTATTTCGCGTGATGCAGTTAGATGCACTTATAAAGTAACGAGTAAAGTTTTGAAGGATTTAGGCTCTTCGTTGAGGGATATTGATAGTTGTTACAGAGACTCCATTCTGGCTCAAATTGAAACTGAACAacaaattgatgaaaattcaaataCTATTAATGAGGAAGAATATCAGGAGGAATAA